In Pseudobdellovibrionaceae bacterium, the following proteins share a genomic window:
- a CDS encoding OmpA family protein, whose protein sequence is MSEAVDQWSIYSTEQPDQRRSGGSAYIWSQYASVLLFTGGMLLLAQGAHLFAIPEVVQQQEQPIVEEKVQEEIKPIVVSSEPSSSSKILDGHRQLADKLMQRFSGSHYFHDFEAQAKPGQVEVKFGSSDLFTLGRATLMPAGEQELLNFAHEVFKVARDQEIQIEGFTDSAPVVKNAWLYPTNWELSGARAASVLRTFQEVGFSEQNLRFVGYGKTHAIADNEDKDGNPLPTNQARNRRLVIRIGHRTGW, encoded by the coding sequence ATGAGCGAAGCAGTTGATCAGTGGTCGATCTATTCGACCGAACAACCTGACCAAAGGCGGTCGGGTGGTTCTGCCTATATTTGGTCACAGTATGCATCGGTACTTCTGTTTACCGGTGGTATGCTGCTATTGGCACAGGGCGCTCACCTGTTCGCTATTCCTGAGGTAGTCCAACAACAGGAGCAGCCAATAGTTGAGGAAAAAGTCCAGGAGGAAATCAAACCAATTGTCGTCAGCAGTGAGCCGTCCTCTTCTTCCAAAATCCTCGATGGCCATCGTCAGCTCGCTGATAAACTAATGCAGCGGTTTTCAGGATCGCACTATTTTCATGACTTTGAGGCTCAAGCGAAACCCGGTCAGGTGGAAGTCAAGTTTGGAAGCTCGGATTTATTTACCCTGGGAAGGGCGACTCTAATGCCTGCTGGTGAGCAGGAGCTTTTGAACTTTGCTCACGAGGTGTTCAAAGTTGCCAGAGACCAGGAGATTCAAATCGAGGGGTTCACCGACAGTGCTCCAGTTGTGAAGAACGCCTGGCTGTATCCGACAAATTGGGAGTTAAGCGGTGCCAGAGCGGCAAGCGTGCTTAGAACCTTTCAAGAGGTCGGCTTTTCTGAGCAAAATCTCCGCTTTGTTGGTTATGGAAAAACTCATGCAATTGCTGATAACGAGGACAAAGATGGAAACCCCTTGCCGACAAATCAGGCCAGAAACCGCCGGCTTGTCATTCGAATTGGCCATCGCACGGGTTGGTGA
- a CDS encoding outer membrane beta-barrel protein: MKQIFLTLLVSGFVFSAIAETVYVAPTKGSGVDPSSLGSITELIRASVAESDGYELVDDQNSAEIVLKSKALRLGDSYILSMVKYVNKKKTFGSKLKAASLDDMDTVSGRLVRAVLSEVKAEKDARVSDVTQDEETRGTRRKKATRQWELSFGPASPGNLNSKSDGINWKFGYLWGIDDRIDLKFSWEMLTSTDEDDVNFTDIYLGMNYFFSDANNAPYITGDFGYGGATAHDPNNSSLFGSDDDATGFALGFGVGMKFLRVSTVNVGVQLRHAMMFSETEHTKKKPYVTSLMLSAYF; encoded by the coding sequence ATGAAACAGATATTTCTTACTCTTCTTGTGAGCGGATTTGTTTTTTCCGCAATTGCTGAAACTGTCTATGTCGCACCCACAAAAGGTTCGGGTGTTGACCCCAGTAGCCTTGGTTCAATCACTGAACTCATTCGCGCCTCGGTGGCAGAGTCCGACGGCTATGAGTTGGTCGACGATCAGAATTCTGCCGAGATTGTACTGAAGTCTAAAGCACTGCGCCTTGGAGACTCCTACATTCTGTCCATGGTGAAGTATGTGAACAAAAAGAAGACCTTTGGCAGCAAACTTAAGGCTGCTAGTCTGGACGACATGGACACAGTATCCGGTCGACTGGTGCGGGCCGTATTGAGTGAAGTAAAGGCTGAGAAAGATGCGCGAGTCAGTGACGTCACTCAAGATGAGGAGACCCGAGGCACTCGCAGGAAGAAAGCCACCCGGCAGTGGGAGCTGAGTTTTGGCCCAGCCAGCCCAGGCAACCTCAATTCCAAATCCGATGGCATCAACTGGAAATTTGGCTATCTGTGGGGCATTGATGACCGCATCGATCTGAAGTTCTCCTGGGAAATGCTAACCTCCACTGACGAAGATGATGTCAATTTCACTGATATCTACCTGGGCATGAACTACTTTTTCTCCGATGCCAATAACGCTCCCTACATTACCGGTGACTTCGGCTACGGCGGTGCCACAGCCCATGATCCTAACAACAGCTCTCTGTTTGGATCTGACGATGACGCAACGGGTTTTGCTCTGGGATTTGGGGTGGGTATGAAGTTTTTGCGAGTCTCAACGGTTAACGTGGGGGTCCAACTTCGCCATGCCATGATGTTTAGCGAAACAGAGCACACAAAGAAAAAACCCTACGTGACAAGCCTAATGCTTTCCGCTTACTTCTGA
- a CDS encoding cystathionine beta-synthase: MKYNNVLEAIGNTPMVKLNRVASHLKCNVWAKLEYMNPGGSVKDRIGFQMVVDAEKQGRIKPGDTLIEATSGNTGIGIALAGAVRGYNVIITLPEKMSHEKVVVLEALGAKIVRTPTEAAWDAPESHIGVAKKLQKELPNAHILDQYSNESNIRAHYEGTGQEILDDLNNQVDMVVMSAGTGGTITGVARKIKEANPKAQIIGADPVGSILAGPGDLKPYLVEGIGYDFIPDVLDRSLVDHWVKTEDKPSFQLARRLIREEGILCGGSSGSTLFACLEMAGQLKEGQNCVVILADGIRNYMTKFADDRWMAEHNFL; encoded by the coding sequence ATGAAATACAATAATGTTCTTGAAGCCATCGGCAACACCCCTATGGTCAAGCTCAACCGGGTGGCCTCACACTTGAAATGCAATGTTTGGGCAAAATTGGAGTACATGAACCCAGGCGGTTCGGTCAAAGATCGTATTGGTTTTCAAATGGTCGTTGATGCGGAAAAGCAAGGACGCATCAAACCCGGAGACACCCTCATTGAAGCGACCAGTGGTAACACCGGAATTGGAATCGCCTTGGCGGGTGCCGTCAGAGGCTACAATGTGATTATCACTCTCCCGGAAAAAATGAGTCACGAGAAGGTCGTGGTTCTAGAGGCTTTGGGAGCCAAGATTGTACGAACTCCGACGGAAGCCGCGTGGGATGCACCAGAGAGCCACATTGGCGTCGCCAAAAAGCTGCAGAAGGAACTTCCTAACGCCCACATACTGGATCAGTACTCAAACGAATCCAATATCCGCGCCCATTACGAGGGCACGGGCCAGGAGATCCTGGATGACCTCAACAACCAGGTGGACATGGTCGTCATGAGCGCTGGAACCGGAGGCACAATCACAGGTGTGGCAAGAAAGATCAAAGAGGCCAACCCCAAGGCCCAGATTATTGGCGCCGACCCAGTCGGGTCTATTCTCGCTGGGCCAGGGGATTTAAAACCCTATCTGGTCGAAGGAATTGGCTATGATTTCATCCCCGACGTCCTGGATCGCAGCTTGGTCGACCACTGGGTGAAGACGGAAGACAAGCCTTCTTTCCAGCTGGCTCGTCGCTTGATTCGTGAAGAAGGAATTCTCTGTGGAGGATCTTCGGGCTCAACATTATTCGCCTGCCTGGAGATGGCCGGACAACTGAAAGAAGGTCAAAACTGCGTCGTCATTCTTGCCGATGGCATTCGCAACTACATGACCAAGTTTGCCGATGACCGCTGGATGGCTGAGCACAATTTCCTATAA
- a CDS encoding SDR family oxidoreductase encodes MVKKVLVTGANRGIGLEFCRQYQADGWEVTAVCRGSSPALRELGVRIIEEVDVSSPDQLKKLAQQLSAQTFDVLINNAGVWSEETLGEVTVPEWSRVMAVNGLGPILVTQALLANLSSGSKIAMVTSRMGSIEDNTMGGYYAYRMSKAALNAGAKSLALDLKNQGIAVVILHPGYVITDMTNRLGDLTPQQSVTGMRQRIEELTMATSGGFFHTNGEKLPW; translated from the coding sequence GTGGTAAAGAAAGTATTGGTGACCGGAGCAAATCGGGGAATTGGCCTGGAGTTCTGCCGTCAGTATCAAGCTGACGGTTGGGAGGTGACGGCCGTTTGCCGTGGCTCCTCACCCGCACTGCGGGAGTTGGGTGTTCGGATCATTGAAGAAGTGGACGTGTCCTCCCCTGATCAGCTTAAGAAGCTGGCTCAGCAGCTCTCAGCTCAGACCTTCGATGTACTCATTAACAACGCAGGGGTGTGGTCCGAAGAGACCTTGGGTGAGGTCACTGTACCCGAATGGTCCCGGGTCATGGCGGTCAATGGTCTCGGACCTATCCTGGTGACTCAGGCCCTGTTGGCAAATTTGTCTTCGGGTAGCAAGATTGCCATGGTCACTTCGCGAATGGGCTCTATTGAAGACAACACCATGGGTGGCTATTATGCCTATCGAATGTCTAAGGCTGCTCTTAATGCCGGGGCAAAATCCCTTGCCCTGGATTTGAAAAACCAAGGGATTGCCGTGGTCATTCTTCATCCAGGATATGTCATTACCGATATGACTAATCGTTTAGGGGATCTGACGCCTCAACAGTCGGTGACTGGTATGAGACAACGAATTGAAGAACTGACAATGGCAACGAGCGGCGGATTCTTTCACACCAATGGGGAAAAGCTCCCCTGGTAG